A portion of the Microbacterium hominis genome contains these proteins:
- a CDS encoding ABC transporter substrate-binding protein, which yields MALAATGCSSSSGGSADGSSDGEMITVGFAQTGSESGWRSANTESMKEAFSEENGFELIFNAADNDAAAQISAVRDFISRGVDAIVIAPIVEDGWDDVLQEAKDAGIPVVLEDRTVSASDDLFASWVGLDFKKEGVMAGEWAAETFGDTPTKMVVLEGTTGSAPANDRAEGFAEAIEGTGIETIDSQTGEFTRDGGKTVMEGFLQKYGVDGIDLLYAHNDDMALGAIEAIEAAGGVPGEDIQIVSIDAVKDGMQALVDGKINYIVECNPLLGELAAGLVTDVLAGEEVEKEVFVEDQVFDREAAEAVIDSRPY from the coding sequence ATGGCACTGGCAGCGACAGGCTGCTCCAGCTCGAGCGGCGGCAGCGCCGACGGCAGCAGCGACGGCGAGATGATCACGGTCGGCTTCGCGCAGACCGGCTCGGAGTCGGGGTGGCGCAGCGCCAACACCGAATCGATGAAGGAGGCCTTCTCCGAGGAGAACGGGTTCGAGCTCATCTTCAACGCCGCCGACAACGACGCGGCCGCGCAGATCTCCGCGGTCCGCGACTTCATCAGCCGCGGCGTCGACGCGATCGTCATCGCGCCCATCGTCGAGGACGGATGGGACGACGTGCTCCAGGAAGCGAAGGATGCCGGCATCCCCGTCGTCCTCGAAGACCGCACCGTCAGCGCCTCCGACGACCTCTTCGCCAGCTGGGTCGGCCTCGACTTCAAGAAGGAAGGCGTGATGGCGGGCGAATGGGCCGCCGAGACCTTCGGCGACACCCCGACGAAGATGGTGGTGCTCGAGGGCACGACCGGCTCCGCGCCGGCGAACGACCGCGCCGAGGGCTTCGCCGAGGCCATCGAGGGAACCGGCATCGAGACCATCGACTCGCAGACCGGGGAATTCACCCGCGACGGCGGCAAGACCGTCATGGAGGGCTTCCTCCAGAAGTACGGCGTCGACGGCATCGACCTGCTGTACGCCCACAACGACGACATGGCGCTCGGTGCGATCGAGGCCATCGAGGCGGCCGGCGGCGTGCCCGGCGAGGACATCCAGATCGTCTCGATCGACGCCGTCAAGGACGGGATGCAGGCCCTCGTCGACGGCAAGATCAACTACATCGTGGAGTGCAACCCGCTGCTGGGCGAGCTCGCGGCGGGGCTGGTCACCGACGTGCTGGCCGGCGAAGAGGTCGAGAAGGAGGTCTTCGTCGAGGACCAGGTGTTCGACCGCGAGGCCGCCGAAGCCGTCATCGACTCGCGCCCGTACTGA
- a CDS encoding ABC transporter permease translates to MKKIATHRLFWPVLALLTLIAINTAARPQFISITVRDGQLYGPLIDILRNSAPLMLVALGMTVVIATRGIDLSVGAIMAVSGAVALTVIDTSGSPGALGTVFVALLVALLVALVLGAWNGFLVSVLGIQPIIATLVLMLAGRGVALLITDGFITTVTSAPYKFIATGYVLGLPFALFISAAAVAVIALVERRTALGMLTEAVGINPAASRLAGVRARGIVFGAYAASGLFAGMAGVLYSSNIMAADANATGLYIELYAILAVVLGGTSLMGGKFTIAGTVVGVFTIQTLESTILFLGVPSAQAPVFFAVVVIIVVLVQSPRLHRLVRGAFARRAQRHDDDGPGTPAPQNPIPVEVAS, encoded by the coding sequence GTGAAGAAGATCGCGACGCACCGGCTGTTCTGGCCGGTCCTCGCCCTGCTCACGCTCATCGCGATCAACACCGCGGCCCGGCCGCAGTTCATCTCGATCACCGTGCGCGACGGGCAGCTGTACGGGCCGCTCATCGACATCCTGCGCAACAGCGCACCCCTCATGCTCGTCGCGCTCGGGATGACGGTGGTGATCGCCACCCGCGGGATCGACCTGTCGGTCGGCGCGATCATGGCCGTCTCGGGCGCCGTCGCCCTGACCGTGATCGACACCTCCGGCTCACCGGGCGCGCTCGGCACCGTCTTCGTGGCGCTGCTCGTCGCGCTCCTGGTGGCCCTCGTGCTCGGCGCGTGGAACGGGTTCCTGGTGTCGGTGCTCGGCATCCAGCCCATCATCGCGACCCTCGTGCTGATGCTCGCCGGGCGCGGGGTGGCGCTGCTCATCACCGACGGCTTCATCACGACGGTGACCAGCGCGCCCTACAAGTTCATCGCCACGGGGTACGTTCTCGGCCTTCCCTTCGCGCTCTTCATCTCCGCCGCAGCGGTGGCGGTCATCGCCCTCGTCGAGCGGCGCACGGCGCTGGGCATGCTCACCGAGGCGGTCGGCATCAACCCGGCCGCCAGCCGCCTCGCCGGCGTGCGAGCTCGCGGCATCGTGTTCGGCGCCTACGCGGCCAGCGGCCTGTTCGCCGGCATGGCGGGGGTGCTCTACAGCTCGAACATCATGGCGGCCGACGCGAACGCCACGGGGCTGTACATCGAGCTGTACGCGATCCTCGCCGTCGTGCTCGGAGGGACCTCGCTGATGGGCGGCAAGTTCACGATCGCGGGCACCGTGGTCGGCGTCTTCACCATCCAGACGCTCGAGTCGACCATCCTCTTCCTCGGCGTTCCGTCGGCGCAGGCGCCGGTCTTCTTCGCCGTCGTGGTCATCATCGTGGTGCTCGTGCAGTCCCCGCGGCTGCACCGGCTGGTGCGCGGCGCGTTCGCGCGGCGGGCTCAGCGACATGACGACGATGGCCCCGGCACTCCCGCACCGCAGAACCCGATCCCCGTGGAGGTGGCATCGTGA
- a CDS encoding ABC transporter permease subunit: protein MTTDVQTSTPRPALRERYATFMSRHSALMPTFAAIAILVVLLVGAQLAFGNFLSPRNMSALLLNNAYLVILAVGLTFVILTGGIDLSVGSVMAFTGILCAKLLGDGMPALVAVPAMLLGGALIGLLIGVLVQYFDVQPFIASLAGLFLARGLAFVVSLSSIRVEDPAVLWLQRTRFTVGDWYITPTGILALLVVAVGVYITQWTRFGRTIYAIGGNEQSARLMGLPVARTKVLVYVVCGLCSALAGLVLTAFSGAGYPLNGVGTELDAIAAVVIGGTILTGGSGYVLGSLIGVLVYGVIKTIIAFEGAEPSWTRIIIGGLLLVFIVVQRVIVARSDRRR from the coding sequence GTGACCACGGACGTGCAGACGTCGACTCCCCGCCCCGCGCTGCGGGAGCGGTATGCCACCTTCATGAGCCGGCACTCGGCGCTCATGCCCACCTTCGCGGCGATCGCGATCCTGGTGGTCCTGCTCGTGGGCGCCCAGCTCGCCTTCGGCAACTTCCTCTCGCCGCGCAACATGTCGGCGCTGCTGTTGAACAACGCCTACCTGGTGATCCTCGCTGTCGGACTCACGTTCGTGATCCTCACCGGCGGCATCGACCTCTCGGTGGGGTCGGTCATGGCGTTCACCGGCATCCTGTGCGCGAAGCTGCTCGGCGACGGAATGCCGGCCCTGGTCGCCGTGCCCGCGATGCTGCTCGGCGGAGCGCTGATCGGGCTCCTCATCGGGGTGCTGGTGCAGTACTTCGACGTGCAACCGTTCATCGCGTCGCTCGCCGGCCTGTTCCTCGCGCGCGGACTCGCGTTCGTCGTGAGCCTCTCCTCGATCCGCGTCGAGGACCCGGCCGTGCTGTGGCTGCAGCGCACGCGGTTCACCGTCGGCGACTGGTACATCACGCCCACCGGCATCCTCGCGCTCCTCGTCGTCGCCGTCGGGGTGTACATCACCCAGTGGACGCGCTTCGGGCGCACCATCTACGCGATCGGCGGCAACGAGCAGTCGGCGCGCCTCATGGGCCTTCCGGTGGCGCGCACCAAGGTGCTCGTCTACGTGGTCTGCGGGCTCTGCAGCGCCCTGGCAGGACTGGTCCTCACCGCCTTCTCCGGTGCCGGCTACCCGCTGAACGGCGTGGGAACCGAGCTCGACGCCATCGCCGCCGTGGTGATCGGCGGCACGATCCTCACCGGCGGCTCCGGGTATGTGCTGGGCTCGCTCATCGGCGTGCTGGTCTACGGCGTGATCAAGACGATCATCGCCTTCGAGGGTGCGGAGCCTTCGTGGACGCGCATCATCATCGGCGGTCTCCTGCTGGTCTTCATCGTCGTCCAGCGGGTGATCGTGGCGCGCTCCGATCGCCGACGCTAG
- a CDS encoding sugar ABC transporter ATP-binding protein, which produces MDERRPLMELSAATVRFGAETALDDVAFRVFPGEVHSLMGENGAGKSTLIKALTGALQLDRGTIRLDGSVVRFASPADALRAGVSTVYQEIDLLPNLTVAENICLGREPRRFGAIDVRRMRERAAAVLAELGLTIDPASTLSHHSLAVQQLVAIARAISIDVKVLVLDEPTSSLDVDEVGELFRVVRELTQRGVGVVFISHFLDQVYEIADRITVLRGGRLVGEYVPSELLRIDLVEKMLGRSATGIGVRARGDLPADDEPAPTYLRGRGVSVSPGIVDADVELREGEVLGVAGLLGSGRSELARALTGIDRLEAGILTVAGRERQVGSARRAISMGVVYSSEDRRGEGIVADLSVQENITLALQAERGMLRRMPAHRQRELALSWIDALDIRPADPDRPAGTLSGGNQQKVLLARLLALSPRVLVLDEPTRGIDVGAKVEIQNLVAELADNGLSVMFISAELEEVLRVASRVAILRAGRIVETLPAESLTVDSLLALVAQAEDPDSEDRP; this is translated from the coding sequence ATGGACGAGCGACGGCCGCTCATGGAGCTCAGCGCAGCGACGGTCCGGTTCGGCGCGGAGACCGCGCTCGACGACGTCGCGTTCCGGGTGTTCCCCGGCGAGGTCCACTCGCTCATGGGCGAGAACGGCGCCGGCAAGTCCACCCTGATCAAGGCGCTGACGGGCGCCCTCCAGCTCGACCGCGGCACGATCCGCCTCGACGGGAGCGTCGTGCGGTTCGCCTCGCCCGCCGACGCCCTGCGGGCGGGCGTGAGCACCGTCTACCAGGAGATCGACCTCCTGCCCAACCTGACCGTGGCGGAGAACATCTGCCTCGGCCGCGAACCGCGCCGATTCGGGGCGATCGACGTCCGTCGCATGCGCGAGCGCGCCGCCGCCGTGCTGGCCGAACTCGGGCTCACCATCGACCCCGCCTCCACGCTCTCGCACCACTCGCTCGCCGTGCAGCAGCTGGTCGCCATCGCGCGAGCCATTTCGATCGACGTCAAGGTGCTCGTGCTCGACGAGCCGACCTCGAGCCTCGACGTCGATGAGGTGGGAGAGCTCTTCCGCGTCGTGCGCGAGCTGACCCAGCGCGGCGTCGGCGTCGTCTTCATCTCGCACTTCCTCGACCAGGTGTACGAGATCGCCGACCGGATCACGGTGCTGCGGGGCGGGCGCCTGGTCGGCGAGTACGTGCCGTCCGAACTGCTGCGCATCGATCTCGTCGAGAAGATGCTCGGCCGCAGCGCGACGGGCATCGGCGTGCGCGCGCGGGGCGATCTGCCCGCCGACGACGAACCGGCGCCCACCTATCTGCGCGGCCGCGGGGTGAGCGTGTCGCCCGGTATCGTCGACGCCGATGTCGAACTGCGCGAAGGAGAGGTGCTGGGCGTCGCCGGGCTCCTCGGCTCCGGGCGCAGCGAGCTGGCACGGGCGCTCACCGGCATCGACCGTCTCGAGGCCGGCATCCTGACCGTCGCCGGGCGCGAGCGCCAGGTCGGCTCCGCGCGCCGGGCGATCTCGATGGGAGTGGTCTACTCCTCGGAAGACCGCCGCGGCGAGGGCATCGTCGCCGACCTCAGCGTGCAGGAGAACATCACCCTCGCGCTGCAGGCGGAGCGCGGGATGCTGCGTCGCATGCCCGCGCACCGGCAGCGCGAGCTCGCGCTGAGCTGGATCGACGCTCTCGACATCCGCCCCGCCGATCCCGACCGACCGGCCGGCACCCTGTCGGGCGGCAACCAGCAGAAGGTGCTGCTCGCGAGGCTCCTCGCGCTGTCGCCCCGCGTGCTCGTGCTCGACGAGCCGACGCGGGGAATCGACGTCGGCGCGAAGGTCGAGATCCAGAACCTCGTCGCCGAGCTCGCGGACAACGGCCTGTCGGTGATGTTCATCTCGGCCGAGCTCGAGGAGGTGCTGCGGGTCGCTTCCCGCGTCGCGATCCTGCGGGCGGGCCGGATCGTCGAGACGCTTCCCGCCGAGTCCCTCACGGTCGACTCGCTGCTGGCGCTGGTCGCCCAGGCGGAAGACCCCGACAGCGAGGACCGGCCGTGA
- a CDS encoding LacI family DNA-binding transcriptional regulator — protein MTDEKPARSANIFDVARLAGVSHQTVSRVLNDLPNVRPATRARVEQAIAQLRYSPSPAARALVTRRTRTIGLVAPNVTDYGPTSIAMSFTVAARAERYSVETVSAPDSDPASVRDAVEGLLRQRVDAIVLVVVDTGVLELVRGLDLSIPLVASASTARRSPLIVSIDQYRGARAAVRHLVDLGHTRILHLAGPQRAPDAMERVRGWRDELAAHRLEAREPRHGDWTAASGYRLGAELEIPPGTAVFAANDNMSIGLLSALRERGVRVPEDVSVVGFDDVPEAGYLYPALTTVRQDFAALGELMMQKVLIAVEEPDGVTEDTPLPTHLIVRASTAPPPPGL, from the coding sequence GTGACCGACGAGAAGCCGGCACGGTCGGCGAACATCTTCGACGTCGCGCGCCTGGCGGGCGTGTCGCATCAGACCGTGTCGCGCGTGCTCAACGACCTGCCTAACGTGCGGCCGGCCACCCGCGCCCGCGTCGAGCAGGCGATCGCGCAGCTGCGCTACAGTCCTTCTCCCGCGGCGCGCGCGCTGGTCACGCGGCGCACGCGGACCATCGGCCTCGTCGCGCCCAACGTCACCGACTACGGACCCACCTCGATCGCGATGTCGTTCACGGTCGCCGCCCGCGCCGAGCGCTACAGCGTGGAGACCGTGAGCGCGCCCGACTCCGACCCGGCCTCGGTGCGCGATGCCGTCGAGGGCCTGCTGCGCCAGCGCGTGGATGCGATCGTGCTCGTCGTCGTCGACACCGGCGTGCTCGAGCTCGTGCGGGGCCTCGACCTCAGCATTCCGCTCGTCGCGTCGGCGTCGACGGCGCGACGCAGCCCGCTCATCGTGTCGATCGATCAGTATCGCGGCGCGCGGGCGGCGGTGCGCCATCTCGTGGACCTCGGCCACACGCGGATCCTCCACCTCGCGGGACCGCAGCGCGCCCCCGACGCCATGGAGCGGGTGCGCGGGTGGCGCGACGAGCTCGCGGCGCACCGCCTGGAGGCCCGGGAGCCGCGACACGGCGACTGGACGGCGGCAAGCGGGTACCGCCTGGGCGCGGAGCTTGAGATCCCGCCCGGCACCGCCGTGTTCGCCGCCAACGACAACATGTCGATCGGTCTGCTCTCGGCGCTGCGCGAGCGCGGCGTGCGCGTGCCCGAGGACGTGAGCGTGGTGGGCTTCGACGACGTTCCCGAAGCGGGCTACCTCTACCCCGCGCTGACGACCGTGCGCCAGGACTTCGCCGCGCTCGGCGAGCTCATGATGCAGAAGGTGCTCATCGCCGTGGAGGAGCCCGATGGCGTCACCGAGGACACCCCGCTGCCGACGCACCTGATCGTGCGCGCGTCGACGGCACCACCGCCGCCCGGCCTCTGA
- a CDS encoding MFS transporter — MHSTTTSTAQRPPGLLREAGLSYFPVALVARLPFAMMVVGILTLVVSARESLALGGLTSAMTGLGTALFGPLMGAAADRFGQRRVLLVTGTVNSLLLIAIAWLAFAPVKDAALLAVAFGIGATMPQVAPLSRSRLVAIIGRTFRGERRSKVLNGTMAYESAADEVVFVFGPVVVGLLATTQGPAAPVIGAAVLALVFVTAFALHPTARAPRDTAGKASAAAPAIDLVRPRVLIPVVGTLGMGLFFGAMLTSLTAFMADRGVPEQAGLVYGAMGIGSAALALSVAAFPTRFTLSARWLTFGAVLVVGAAAVPLAQDVAGMAACLLVVGMGIGPTLVTQYSLAAEASPAGRSATVMTMLGSAVVVGQSASSALVGMVGENVGTRAALLAPMLAAAVVLGAAIAQASLSRRERLAVAA, encoded by the coding sequence ATGCACAGCACCACCACGTCCACCGCGCAGCGTCCGCCGGGCCTGCTGCGCGAAGCCGGCCTCTCGTACTTCCCCGTCGCCCTCGTCGCGCGCCTGCCGTTCGCGATGATGGTCGTCGGCATCCTCACCCTCGTCGTCTCGGCGCGCGAGTCGCTCGCTCTCGGCGGGCTCACCTCGGCGATGACGGGCCTGGGCACCGCACTGTTCGGGCCGCTGATGGGCGCCGCCGCCGACCGGTTCGGCCAGCGCCGTGTGCTTCTGGTGACGGGCACGGTCAACAGCCTCCTGCTCATCGCGATCGCCTGGCTCGCGTTCGCGCCGGTGAAGGATGCCGCGCTGCTCGCCGTCGCGTTCGGCATCGGCGCGACCATGCCGCAGGTCGCGCCCCTCTCGCGCAGCCGCCTCGTCGCGATCATCGGACGCACCTTCCGCGGCGAGCGCCGCAGCAAGGTGCTCAACGGCACGATGGCCTACGAGTCCGCCGCCGATGAGGTCGTCTTCGTGTTCGGCCCGGTCGTGGTGGGCCTGCTCGCGACCACGCAGGGCCCCGCGGCCCCCGTGATCGGCGCTGCCGTGCTCGCGCTCGTCTTCGTCACCGCGTTCGCGCTGCACCCGACCGCGCGCGCGCCGCGCGACACCGCCGGAAAGGCCTCGGCCGCCGCACCGGCGATCGACCTCGTGCGTCCGCGGGTGCTCATCCCTGTCGTGGGCACCCTCGGCATGGGGCTGTTCTTCGGCGCGATGCTCACCTCGCTCACGGCGTTCATGGCCGACCGCGGCGTTCCCGAGCAGGCGGGGCTGGTCTACGGGGCGATGGGCATCGGCTCGGCGGCGCTGGCGCTCAGCGTCGCCGCCTTCCCGACGCGGTTCACCCTCAGCGCGCGCTGGCTCACCTTCGGCGCCGTGCTCGTAGTCGGCGCCGCCGCCGTGCCGCTGGCGCAGGATGTCGCGGGCATGGCCGCGTGCCTGCTCGTCGTGGGCATGGGCATCGGCCCGACCCTGGTGACGCAGTACAGCCTGGCCGCGGAGGCGAGCCCCGCGGGCCGCTCGGCGACGGTCATGACGATGCTCGGCTCGGCCGTGGTCGTCGGCCAGTCGGCTTCGTCCGCCCTCGTCGGCATGGTCGGCGAGAACGTCGGCACGCGCGCGGCGCTGCTCGCCCCGATGCTGGCGGCCGCCGTCGTGCTGGGCGCCGCCATCGCCCAGGCATCGCTCTCCCGCCGCGAGCGCCTCGCCGTCGCGGCCTGA